In Pongo pygmaeus isolate AG05252 chromosome 19, NHGRI_mPonPyg2-v2.0_pri, whole genome shotgun sequence, the genomic stretch AGACCAGCACAGACCAGCAGAGGGAATGTGAGCAGGGTCTGGCAGGGCCCGGGAAGACACCTGGCTGTTCTGAAGTGGCTCATGAGGCTGAGTGTAGCAGTGGGTGCCAGACTGAGGGAGCTGGACTGCGGTGGAGGAGGTGGCCAGAGAGTCCCTTTGAGGGGAGAAGCTGAGAGTGAAACAGGAACAGGGGATGCCCCGTGCTCCCAGGAGAGCCCCAGACAGTGAGGGAGGTACGCTGGGCAGCGTTGTGGGCTCTGGGCTGGTATGGGAAGCTGAGCGGCACCTCTCCCGAGGCCGGGGGCCCTAATGTCCCACAATGCTAGCTCCTGGTAATTGTTTATGATCAGACCTGGAGGGAGAACAAggcgccccctcccctccccaagcCCCAGCGCAGCCCCAATGGGAGGGGTAGGGTAGAGAGATGAGGGTGAGGCAGGGCGGCAGGAGGGCCTACTGGGTCTTCTTATCTTCCGGTGGGTAGTAGGGAGGTGGCGGCGGCTGGCTctaaagaagggagaaaggggagaTTTGTGTTAGAAGGTTTAAAACATGGTGCGGTCTTCCCCCCGCAGCTCCCAGCATCTGCGGCTGCGGGGCTGCACCGGCACTGCCACGCCCCCTCACCGTGGGCATGTAGACGTTGTGAGGATTGCCCGGGTTGTAATAGGCGCTGGCAGCTGCTTCTGCGGCCTTGGCTTCGGCTATGAGAGTAAAACACACCCGGTGTCAGTGACAAGCTCTCCTCCCCCTGAGCTCAGCCAAGAGACCCCGGGGCCCCATGGCTTGGGGCAGCTGGTGCTGGGGGTCCAGTTCCACCAATGAGAGCAGCAGGTGAGGTTTCCTGAGCATATGCCACGCGCTGGCGTGGTCCTTTCCAGGCCCATCGCATGTCTCACCTCATCTAATCCTTGAGCCAACTCCCCAGGTGCCACTGTGGCCGACCAGCTGAGTGTAGATGAGAGGATCGAGAGGCACACAGGGTGACCTTCCCCGCCCAGGGCACATGGGTAGCtaagggatgggggtggggccaGAATCTAGCTCTGCTCCACCAGGCCACAGCCCTGCTGGGCCCTTGGGGTAATCCAGGGGTCATCCATCATCTGCGGCTCTCAGCAGTCTCTGGCCATCCTGAGGCTCTCTGTGCGACCTTGGGGAGGAGAGGGCTGGTCCCGAAGGGCTGCCAACACCCAAGGGCCCTCACCTGCAGGAGTGGAGGGGACATCGGGGCCGCTGACCGGAGGTTCCATGGGCCCAGGGtagggtggtggtgggggctgcACGTATCCCATGGCCCCGTCCATCATGGGGGGTCCTGGATAGAACTCTGCTTGGCGAGAGAGCAACAAGGACACGGTGAGCACCCAGCTGTGGCCCCCTCCGAGGGGGGGGCCTCTCCAGCTCCTTCGTTAGTCCTGAAGCAGCTCAAGCAATGAAGTCTCCCTGGCCTGGGGGGAGCCTGGGTGGGTGGGCTCATGAGGGGGTGTTGGGCAGCAAAGGACACACTCACCAGGCGGGGGCGGTGGATAGGGGTAGCCAGGAGGGCAGGGGTACATTCCATTGGCGACTGGCGGGGGATAGACATAGGCCCCGCTGGGCATGTAAGAGTAGCCATAGGCTCCACTGGGGACTTCACCTCTGGAGGCTACAAGTACAAGGGGAAAGAGAAATGAGCGTGGCCTGCCTTGGGGCAGGGAGAGGGCGGCCCCGCTGCCTGCAGATGGGAGCTACTGGGTCTCAGGGATGTGCCCTGCAGACATGCTCtgtccatcccactccactctccACCCATACTCGGGAGGCCGCCTTGGTCAGGGATGAGAGAGGACGGGAGCGGTCAGAGCAAGGGGAAGGCAAGGGAGGTCAAGGACAAGGGTGGAGGGTGGACagaggctgggagggaggctcGGGGCTGGGGTAGGAGTGAGCTGGCGGAGGATGTCTGCTGGCCCATCCCTCAGTCATTTTCAGTGGCTGCGGAACCGCAGTTTAATGGTTGGTTTAGTGTTTGTTTTATGAGGCCATAGTAAAGTGTCCTTGAGTCCAAACAGCTTTGTCAAAACGTCATCCACCTGCTCCAGGCAGGGAAACGCAGTCTCTTGAGGTACAGGACAGAGCTGATGCCAATGACAGCTTTCCTTCCCAACTCCTAGGCCTGGTCAGCCTGGTGCCCACTTACCTCTTGAGTtcttgaaaaagcaaaacaaaaaggaagcaaACTCAAACCAAACCCCTACATGTTCAGTATGTCCTTAGCCCCTAATCTTCGGAGCTTGGATACCTTGAGATGCCACCTGGAGCATCCGCTGTCCGAACTCAATGGCGCCCCCTGCCGTGAAAGTCAACTTGTAGGAAGCAGAACCTTCCCAGCCACCTGAGAGGGGAATGACAGTGAATAaacagcacaggaaaagaaaatttatgcCCAAAGAGATGGCTGTTTTCCTCTCCAGGGCTTCATCCAACGCCCGGTAGGCCTGTGGGGGCTGGGCGTGCACTGTGATAGGGACTTCCCAGTGCCATGGTTTCCAGCCTGCTGCCTACATAGGAGCCGGCACTGCAGCCCGGCCTGGCCCTGCTGTACTCGCTTCCCCCTTTGGATCAATGGCCTCTCCTTCCTGGAACAAGCCTGTCCTCCCACCCCTGGCCCAATATGTACACGGGTGCCAAGGCCACCTTGGTTTGGTTTTAGAACTAACATCAAGGTTTCTCTCCGCCCCAGTCAAGCACTCGGCAGCTTCACAGGAACAAGCCCACTCAGCAACAGCCGACCTTAAAATTCAGAGCAGACCTCTCGTCCTAAGGGGGCCTAAGGACAGACTCTGGCCCCTCTAGCCTGGCTTCTGCCCAAAGGGGGACCAAGAGCGCCTCAATAGCAAGGGCGGGCCTGGCTGGGTGTCAAGGGGAAGGCGAGTTCAGTGCAGAGGTCTCTGGGGCCTGCCAAAAAGCCAGCCCCAAAGCAGGGTGACTCTGGCTTCCCAGAGGCAGCTGCCTCTTCCTGGCTCTCATGAAAAGGCCCCTCTCAAGAACCTGATGCAGCTCCTTCCTGAGTCTAAAATTTGTATGCGCTCACCAAGTCGCACTAAGCATCTTGACTCAGTCTGCAGGCTTCTGCAGACTTCACGCTCTGAAAAGCTGATCTGAGCTGCCGTCTTTCATGCCAGCATTTTCCCCAGCTCTTGGCAATCAAACCCCACCAGCTGGCAGCCCAGAGCTGGGAAGAGGTCATGGCTAGGGCGATAAGAGTCTGAAGGGGATGCCCCCACGGCAGCAGTCAGAGGTTCCCAGGGCACTCCCCTGGAGGCCCCATCCGCGTCCCTGAGTTCCCATCACCTACCTCCCGCTTCCGCCTTCactgttcccttgatgtagtttGCACCAAATACGGGCTGCTTGATCTCACAGTCTTTCATGAGATAAAATGGCATCATGAAGGACTGCATGGCATCCTTGCCCTTGGACAGAAAGATGACCTGCAGGGAGAGAGGGTGAGGCCATCAGTACCGGAAGCACAGCCCACGCTGCCATGCTTCCTGCCTGCTTCCTGGGAGTGACGAGTCCGCTCCCAGTGCCAGGGTCCAGCAGCCCCACGGCTCgctctgtgccagacactccTGGAGAGAGCTTTGGAAAGGGAAAGGGCTCACCGCAGCCTGGAGAGGCCAAGCTCACGTACACGGGAGAAAAACATGCTGGTCACAGATAGTATCTATGAGCAGGGCAGACCGCTTTGTCACTGAcatggtggtggggtggtggtggcagtgttGCCTAAGTGAAGGGGCCTACGAAGCTAGGGAAGGACAGGAAGAGGCAAGGCAGGGACGGGTTCCTGAAAGGCGGGGGTCTCCAGCCTGAACTCTCCAGAACTGAGAATGATGGTGCAGTAGGTCACTAGCTCCCATTGAGGGGAGTTATAAACAGCAACAAGAGCTCTCCTGGAGCCTGTGCCTGGAGAAacccttgagttttcttttttccttttttttttttttaagatggagtctcactctgtggccccggctggagtgcagtggcgcgatctcggctcactgcaagctccgcctcctgggttcacaccattctcctgcctcagcctccagagtagctgggattacaggcatccgccaccatgcctggctaatcttttgtatttttagtagagatggggtttcaccatgttagccaggatggtctcgatctcctgacctcgtgatccgcccgcctcggcctcccaaagtgctgggattacaggtgtgagccactgtgcccggccccggCCAGGGTTT encodes the following:
- the WBP2 gene encoding WW domain-binding protein 2 isoform X1, with the translated sequence MALNKNHSEGGGVIVNNTESILMSYDHVELTFNDMKNVPEAFKGTKKGTVYLTPYRVIFLSKGKDAMQSFMMPFYLMKDCEIKQPVFGANYIKGTVKAEAGGGWEGSASYKLTFTAGGAIEFGQRMLQVASQASRGEVPSGAYGYSYMPSGAYVYPPPVANGMYPCPPGYPYPPPPPAEFYPGPPMMDGAMGYVQPPPPPYPGPMEPPVSGPDVPSTPAAEAKAAEAAASAYYNPGNPHNVYMPTSQPPPPPYYPPEDKKTQ
- the WBP2 gene encoding WW domain-binding protein 2 isoform X2, with protein sequence MALNKNHSEGGGVIVNNTESILMSYDHVELTFNDMKNVPEAFKGTKKGTVYLTPYRVIFLSKGKDAMQSFMMPFYLMKDCEIKQPVFGANYIKGTVKAEAGGGWEGSASYKLTFTAGGAIEFGQRMLQVASQASRGEVPSGAYGYSYMPSGAYVYPPPVANGMYPCPPGYPYPPPPPEFYPGPPMMDGAMGYVQPPPPPYPGPMEPPVSGPDVPSTPAAEAKAAEAAASAYYNPGNPHNVYMPTSQPPPPPYYPPEDKKTQ
- the WBP2 gene encoding WW domain-binding protein 2 isoform X3, whose amino-acid sequence is MALNKNHSEGGGVIVNNTESILMSYDHVELTFNDMKNVPEAFKGTKKGTVYLTPYRVIFLSKGKDAMQSFMMPFYLMKDCEIKQPVFGANYIKGTVKAEAGGGWEGSASYKLTFTAGGAIEFGQRMLQVASQEFYPGPPMMDGAMGYVQPPPPPYPGPMEPPVSGPDVPSTPAAEAKAAEAAASAYYNPGNPHNVYMPTSQPPPPPYYPPEDKKTQ